The following coding sequences lie in one Oncorhynchus kisutch isolate 150728-3 linkage group LG17, Okis_V2, whole genome shotgun sequence genomic window:
- the LOC109878417 gene encoding activin receptor type-1B codes for MALKQIILTLLVLFGLVTIGDALRCNCTNCAKSGYECETDGACMASTSFIQGHEQHVRICITRDSLVPPGQPFYCLSAEGLLNTHCCYTDYCNSVDLKVPSLPVSSGGPWGPVELVAVIAGPVFLLCMLLLVGVFLFQHHQRAYSHRQRLEVEDPSCEHLYLAKDKTLQDLIYDMSTSGSGSGLPLFVQRTVARTIVLQEIIGKGRFGEVWRGKWRGGDVAVKIFSSREERSWFREAEIYQTVMLRHENILGFIAADNKDNGTWTQLWLVSDYHEHGSLFDYLNHYSVTIEGMIKLSLSAASGLAHLHMEILGTQGKPGIAHRDLKSKNILVKKNGMCAIADLGLAVRHESISDTIDIAPNQRVGTKRYMAPEVLEETINMKHFDSFKCADIYALGLVYWEIARRCNTGGIHEEYQLPYFDLVPSDPSIDEMRKVVCDQRLRPNVPNWWQSYESLRVMGKIMRECWYSNGAARLTALRIKKTLAQLSVEEDIKM; via the exons cCCTGCGGTGTAACTGCACCAACTGTGCAAAGTCTGGTTATGAGTGTGAGACGGACGGGGCCTGTATGGCCTCCACCTCCTTCATCCAGGGCCATGAGCAGCATGTAAGGATCTGTATTACCAGAGACAGCCTTGTACCCCCTGGCCAACCTTTCTACTGTCTGAGTGCTGAGGGACTGCTcaacacacactgctgctacactgaCTACTGCAACAGCGTTGACCTCAAGGTCCCCTCGC TTCCAGTGAGCTCTGGTGGCCCCTGGGGGCCAGTGGAGCTTGTGGCTGTGATCGCAGGGCCAGTCTTCCTTCTGTGCATGCTGCTGCTGGTGGGAGTGTTCCTGTTCCAACACCACCAAAGGGCCTACAG CCACAGGCAGAGGCTGGAGGTGGAGGACCCCTCCTGTGAACACCTCTACCTGGCCAAGGACAAGACCCTGCAGGATCTCATCTATGACATGTCCACCTCCGGGTCTGGTTCTG GCCTGCCCCTGTTTGTGCAGCGTACCGTAGCCAGGACCATTGTTTTGCAGGAGATCATAGGGAAAGGCCGCTTTGGAGAGGTGTGGCGGGGGAAGTGGCGTGGAGGAGACGTGGCGGTGAAGATCTTCTCTTCCCGGGAGGAGCGGTCGTGGTTCAGAGAGGCTGAGATCTACCAGACCGTCATGCTGCGACACGAGAACATTCTGGGATTCATTGCCGCCGACAATAAAG ATAACGGCACATGGACTCAGCTGTGGCTGGTGTCAGACTACCACGAGCACGGCTCTCTGTTTGACTACCTGAACCACTACTCTGTGACCATCGAAGGCATGATCAAACTGTCCCTGTCTGCTGCCAGCGGCCTGGCTCACCTGCACATGGAGATACTTGGAACGCAGG GCAAACCTGGCATCGCCCACCGTGATCTGAAGTCTAAGAACATTCTGGTGAAGAAGAATGGCATGTGTGCCATCGCTGACCTGGGGCTGGCAGTACGCCATGAGTCAATCTCTGATACTATAGACATCGCCCCTAACCAGCGCGTTGGCACCAAGAG GTATATGGCTCCAGAGGTCCTGGAAGAGACCATCAACATGAAACACTTTGACTCATTTAAGTGTGCTGATATCTACGCCCTGGGGCTGGTTTACTGGGAGATCGCACGTCGCTGCAACACTGGAG GTATCCATGAAGAGTACCAGCTCCCCTACTTTGACCTGGTGCCCTCTGACCCTTCCATAGATGAGATGAGGAAAGTGGTGTGTGACCAGAGGCTGAGGCCTAACGTACCCAACTGGTGGCAAAGCTACGAG TCTCTGCGTGTGATGGGTAAGATCATGAGGGAGTGCTGGTACTCTAACGGCGCAGCCCGCCTCACAGCTCTACGCATCAAGAAGACCCTGGCTCAGCTCAGTGTCGAAGAGGACATCAAGATGTGA